In Lotus japonicus ecotype B-129 chromosome 5, LjGifu_v1.2, one genomic interval encodes:
- the LOC130720337 gene encoding probable 1-acylglycerol-3-phosphate O-acyltransferase, with product MNAIRSRWLATMAENIGKTNLQTSASSATTTSSSLRRFLPSVLRWIPTSTDHIINAEKRLLSLVKTPYVQEQVNIGSGPPDSRVRWFRSASNEPRFINTVTFQSKDDAPTLVMVHGYAASQGFFFRNFDALASRFRVIAIDQLGWGGSSRPDFTCKSTEETEAWFIDSFEEWRKAKNLSNFILVGHSFGGYVASKYALKHPEHVQHLVLVGSAGFSSETERITKFLSTWKGSILKQIWDSNFTPMKIIRGLGPWGPDLVRRYTSARFSTGEMLTESESTLLTDYLYHTTAAKPSGELCLNYIFSFGAFTKLPLLQSASEWKVPTTFIYGVQDWMNYEGAQEARKHMKVPCEIIRVPQAGHFVFIENPSGFHSAVFHACRRFLSPDPDNEPLPEGLISA from the exons ATGAACGCAATTCGGTCGCGTTGGTTGGCGACAATGGCAGAAAACATTGGCAAAACCAATCTCCAAACCTCTGCTTCTTCTGCAACAACAACATCTTCCTcgcttcgtcgtttcttgccttCTGTCCTGCGTTGGATCCCAACTTCCACCGACCACATCATCAACGCCGAGAAGCGCCTCCTCTCTCTTGTCAA GACTCCgtatgttcaggaacaagttaATATAGGTTCTGGACCACCAGATTCTAGAGTTAGGTGGTTCCGTTCCGCGAGCAACGAGCCACGGTTTATCAACACCGTCACGTTTCAAAGTAAAGATGACGCTCCTACGTTGGTGATGGTTCATGGATATGCCGCGTCACAGGGTTTCTTTTTCCGCAACTTTGATGCTCTTGCCTCTCGTTTCAGAGTCATTGCTATTGATCAACTTGG TTGGGGTGGATCTAGCAGGCCTGATTTTACATGCAAAAGCACTGAAG AAACTGAGGCGTGGTTCATTGATTCCTTTGAGGAATGGAGAAAAGCCAAAAACCTGAGCAATTTTATACTGGTTGGGCATTCTTTTGGGGGTTATGTTGCTTCCAAATATGCACTTAAG CACCCAGAGCATGTACAACACTTGGTTCTGGTGGGATCTGCTGGATTTTCATCAGAAACAGAGAGGATTACTAAGTTCTTATCGACTTGGAAGGGATCAATCCTGAAGCAAATATGGGATTCTAATTTCACACCTATGAAAATTATCAG AGGATTAGGTCCTTGGGGTCCTGATTTGGTCCGCAGGTATACAAGTGCTAGATTTTCAACTGGGGAAATGCTGACAGAATCTGAATCGACATTGCTGACAG ATTATCTTTACCACACAACAGCTGCCAAACCTAGTGGCGAGCTGTGCTTAAACTATATATTTTCATTTGGAGCATTCACCAAGTTGCCCCTTCTTCAAAG TGCCTCAGAGTGGAAGGTGCCCACTACTTTCATATATGGTGTCCAAGACTGGATGAATTATGAAGGGGCTCAAGAAGCTCGCAAGCATATGAAAGTTCCCTGTGAAATCATTAGGGTTCCCCAG GCCGGGCATTTTGTGTTCATCGAAAACCCGTCTGGCTTCCATTCAGCTGTGTTTCATGCTTGCCGGAGGTTTCTGAGTCCTGATCCTGACAATGAACCCCTTCCTGAAGGGCTAATCTCTGCATAG